The Lycium ferocissimum isolate CSIRO_LF1 chromosome 1, AGI_CSIRO_Lferr_CH_V1, whole genome shotgun sequence genome includes a region encoding these proteins:
- the LOC132054102 gene encoding protein EARLY FLOWERING 4-like — MEDNTSNLKRHGQQNATTEESVSEGNSEMWNNFSNRFKQVQSVLDRNRLLIQQVNENHQSRTNDNMVQNVGLIQELNANISKVVSLYSDLSTNFSTIFHQENDAIGDETNNH; from the coding sequence ATGGAAGACAACACCTCAAACTTAAAGCGCCATGGtcaacaaaatgcaacaactgaAGAGAGTGTGTCGGAAGGAAACTCAGAGATGTGGAACAATTTCTCCAACAGATTCAAGCAGGTGCAGTCGGTGTTGGATCGGAACAGATtgttgattcagcaagtcaACGAGAATCATCAGTCTAGAACCAACGATAATATGGTGCAGAACGTGGGCCTGATTCAGGAGCTTAATGCCAATATCTCTAAGGTCGTTTCTCTCTATTCTGACCTTTCCACCAATTTCTCAACCATCTTTCATCAGGAAAACGATGCCATCGGAGACGAGACCAACAACCACTGA